A stretch of DNA from Acidobacteriota bacterium:
CCTGGGTTGCATGGCCTGCCACGGCGATGTGGAACAGCCGGGCTCGAACAATTTCGGCCCCGACCTGGCGCTCCTCGCCGAAGAGGCAGGGACGCGCATCGAAGGGGTCTCGGCGGCGCAATACATCTACGATTCGATCCGAGTTCCCGGTGCCTTCATCGCGCCGAACTGTAAAGAGGGTCCGTGCCAGACACCGAGCTCGATGCCCGAGTACGCCAGCCTGATGACGCTGCAGGACTTCGCCGACGTCGTCACCTATCTGCTGGACGAACCCCAGCCCTGAGTCCCAGGAGCCCGCGGGGGGCGTAGCTCAATCCTGCGACTCGGGGATCCCCGATACCACCGTCCGGAAGCCGATGTAGGGAGTACGGTCGCCGGTGCGCAGGCGGTAGCGGAGGGTGCTCGACAGGTCCTCGACTTCGAGCACATGGGCGCCGCCGCGGAGGACCCGGTGTGGCCCTTCGCCGCGGGCCACGGGGTCATGGGTGGGGGAGTGGGCGTAGAAGTCTCGCCGGTAGACGTCTTCGCACCACTCGTAGACGTTGCCCGCCAGATTGAGGACGCCGTAGGGCGAAGCACCGGCGGCGCAGCAGTCCACCGGCGCCGTGGAGGCTTCCGCTTCCGGATGCCCGCGGTAGACGGCGCGCTGATAGCTCGGTTGCTCGTCGCCCCAGGGGTATTTGCGCCCGTCGGTGCCCCGCGCCGCTTTCTCCCACTCGGCCTCCGACGGCAGCCTCTTGCCCGCCCAGCGCGCATAGGCTCGGGCGTCGCCCCAGGTGACGTTGACCACCGGCTGGTCGTCGTGAATGCCCCAGTCCGGTGCGCGGGGGATGGCTCTCGGATCGTCGGGACTGTCGGCGTAGGGCAACCCGGACAGCTTCCACTGGCGCCAGGAGGTCTCGTATTTGTCGATGTAGTAGGCGCCGAGCACGACCTCGTGCACCGGGCGCTCGTCGGCGGGGCCGGTGGCGCTGCCCATGGGGAAGGACCCGGCGGGGACGTAGACCATCACCGAGCGGTCGCGAGTCCACAGGTACTCCCCCTGGTGGGAGCCGCGCTCCATCCCCGGGGGCAAAGGCTCGCCGTGCCATCCGCGACCGGCAGGGCTCTCTTCCGCCTTGCTCGCGATTGGCTTGCTCGCGATCGGCGTGCTGGCGGCGGCGGTGATGGCAGCTGCCTCACCCACGCCACCGCCGGTGGCGGACCAGGTCATGGCGCAGGCCGCGAGCAGCCCCAGCGTCGTCCGGACAAGCCCTGAGAGCATCAGGGACTGAAGAGCCTCTCCATGGTGCCGCCGGCTTGGGATTGGACACAGACCTGGGTCGGAGCCTCGCTCACGGAGCGATCGAGCTGCCACTCGCCGCTCCCCGGGTCCACCGGCACGCGGCCGAGGAGGGTGCCGGCGCAGCGGCCGTCGGTCATCCTGCCGGTGAAGATCGCCACTGACGGCGTCGTATCCCCGGCGGGACGCGGGCTGGCGACCCCGGCCACGTGGAGGGTCGCGCCACCGGGGGCGGGGTCTGCGGTGAGGGTCTTCACCGTCACCGCGTCCGCACCGCCGGAGGTGCCGTCGTCAGTGACCCGCAGGATGTTCCACAGACCGGCCTCGAGGAAGGGCTGCCGCCGGTCGAGGAAGAGGTAGTCACCGGGCGCCTGGATCTCGGAGCCGGCGCCGCCGACAAAGTGGTAGTTCACCGCCATGCCCGGCAGCAGGACGTCGCTGACCAGCTCCTCGGATCCATCCATTCCCGGCTCGAGGTACCAGCGGTGCCCCTCAAGGGTCGGAACGTGGACCTGGTTGCCCCAGGGCTGGGCGATGCGATAGACCAGCGGCGTCCCCGCGGGCACCGTCACCACGTTGCGAGGATCGCCCCACAGATTCGATCGGAAGACCTCCGAAGGATTGGCCACCATGCCGCGCAGCGCGAGGGGCTCGGCGGCGTAGCTGATGCCGGTGACGCCTTCGACGGCCACCGGGTAGGGCATCGCGCTCTGGCCGATGCGCCGGTCCTCGTCGTTGAACAGGGCGACGAACTCCCGGGTCGTCCCGTCGACCCCCACGATGTCGGCCTGGATCCCGAGGCCGCCCTGAGGCAGCTCTTCACTCTTGCCCGGCCGCAGGAAGGTGGTGCCTTGGGGCTCGATGACGGCGGCGGCAAAGGCCCCGCGCTCCACCGAGTCGATGTCCCCGAGGTTCATCCCCACGACCACCCCGAGCTCCTCGTCGGCGTAGTAGCGGTAGACCCGGCCGCGGTGGGCAGGGATCGTCGAGTCGTAGTTGTAGCCGATGGCGGCGCCGTAGGAGCCCTGGGGATCGAAGACCACTTCGCCGAGGTTGAGGGACGAGCGCTGGTCGCGCAGATTGCGCAGCCGAACCTCGAGACACTCACCGGCGTTGGCGCGCATCACCAGCGGCGTTCGGGCCTTCGAGCTGGGTTTGAAGGCCTCACGGTAGACGACGCCGGTGACGTCCGGTGCCAGCTCTTCGTTGTAGATGATCTCCGCCTCATCGACCACCACCGAGTAGACCCGCGTCGGGGCATCGGCGGGGCAGGGATCGCCCTTCGAAGGCGCTGCCGGCGGGGCCTCGCCGGTGAAGGAGAGTTGCGGGAAGCCCTGGCCGCTGGGCACCGGATGCCGGGGCAACGGCTGGAGATCCGGCTGAGCGGTGTCGTGGACCCGGAGGAGGCCCCAGGCGCCGGACTCGAAGTCCTTGCCCAGGGTCGAGTAGAAGAGGTAGTCCCCGGGGTAGCCACCGGTGCCGCCGGCACCGCCCTCGAGGGAGGCCGCGAAGCGCTCGGAAATCCCGAGGAAGGTGGTGTCTCGGAGGTCGCTCTTGCCGTTCTGCCGCTCCTGGTTGAAGCGGTGGCCGGTGATGCGGAAGCCACCGACCCGCTCCACGA
This window harbors:
- a CDS encoding cytochrome c — encoded protein: LVEWRRRGRSVFLPIPEPAEHYHLRPLGGEVALPLDVRLLLPIGDGERGKALYDGTLGCMACHGDVEQPGSNNFGPDLALLAEEAGTRIEGVSAAQYIYDSIRVPGAFIAPNCKEGPCQTPSSMPEYASLMTLQDFADVVTYLLDEPQP
- a CDS encoding SUMF1/EgtB/PvdO family nonheme iron enzyme, with amino-acid sequence MLSGLVRTTLGLLAACAMTWSATGGGVGEAAAITAAASTPIASKPIASKAEESPAGRGWHGEPLPPGMERGSHQGEYLWTRDRSVMVYVPAGSFPMGSATGPADERPVHEVVLGAYYIDKYETSWRQWKLSGLPYADSPDDPRAIPRAPDWGIHDDQPVVNVTWGDARAYARWAGKRLPSEAEWEKAARGTDGRKYPWGDEQPSYQRAVYRGHPEAEASTAPVDCCAAGASPYGVLNLAGNVYEWCEDVYRRDFYAHSPTHDPVARGEGPHRVLRGGAHVLEVEDLSSTLRYRLRTGDRTPYIGFRTVVSGIPESQD